The following proteins come from a genomic window of Malus sylvestris chromosome 4, drMalSylv7.2, whole genome shotgun sequence:
- the LOC126618282 gene encoding ervatamin-B-like, with translation MALLITNQGHSLRLASFLMLILAFCSSKAFCSRQLYGDNEITVVRHEEWMAQHGRTYNDAQEKEMRHNIFKNNVEFVQAFNKNKEGKKYTLSVNKFADKTNEEIRPMRNGYKRKQRSGLMSDSLITSPFRYGNVSNVPSSVDWRLSGAVTAVKNQGYECGCCWAFASVATIEGLNKLKTRNLIPLSEQELVDCDTSSYNHGCNGGNSKVVYDYMINRNRSLATEDNYPYQAKDGGICKTASAAPAAGAITITGYENVPANNEDALLKAVANQPVSVAIDIDAEEFKYYSGGVYTGPCGTNLSHEVTAVGYGTSNDGTKYWLLKNSWGKDWGEGGYMRLQRDVPAKEGLCGIAMEATYPTA, from the exons ATGGCTCTTCTCATCACAAACCAAGGCCACTCCCTCCGCTTGGCCTCATTTCTCATGCTAATTTTGGCCTTCTGCTCCTCGAAGGCATTTTGTAGTCGCCAACTTTATGGCGACAACGAAATCACGGTTGTCAGGCATGAGGAGTGGATGGCTCAACATGGACGCACTTATAATGATGCACAAGAGAAGGAGATGCGCCACAACATATTCAAGAACAATGTGGAATTTGTACAAGCTTTTAACAAAAACAAGGAGGGAAAAAAGTACACGCTGAGTGTCAATAAGTTTGCGGACAAAACTAACGAGGAAATTCGGCCAATGCGCAACGGCTACAAGAGAAAGCAACGTTCAGGGCTCATGTCCGACTCTTTGATAACATCTCCTTTTCGATATGGAAATGTCAGTAATGTGCCATCTTCTGTGGATTGGAGATTGTCTGGCGCTGTGACCGCGGTCAAGAACCAAGGATATGAGTGTG GGTGTTGTTGGGCGTTCGCATCAGTAGCAACTATAGAAGGGCTTAACAAACTCAAAACAAGAAACTTAATTCCACTATCCGAACAAGAGCTAGTTGATTGTGACACGAGCAGTTACAATCACGGATGCAATGGCGGTAATTCAAAGGTTGTATATGACTACATGATCAACCGCAACAGGAGCCTTGCAACTGAAGATAATTACCCTTACCAGGCTAAAGATGGAGGAATTTGCAAAACTGCTAGTGCTGCTCCTGCAGCTGGTGCCATAACCATAACCGGCTACGAGAATGTGCCTGCAAACAACGAAGATGCATTGTTGAAGGCTGTTGCGAACCAGCCGGTTTCTGTTGCCATTGATATTGACGCAGAGGAATTCAAGTATTATTCGGGTGGTGTGTACACTGGACCATGTGGTACAAACTTAAGCCATGAAGTGACTGCAGTCGGGTACGGTACTAGTAATGATGGGACCAAGTATTGGCTGCTCAAGAATTCTTGGGGCAAAGATTGGGGAGAGGGTGGATACATGAGATTACAAAGAGACGTGCCCGCCAAGGAAGGGTTATGCGGCATTGCTATGGAAGCTACTTATCCAACCGCATAA
- the LOC126618352 gene encoding uncharacterized protein LOC126618352, with protein sequence MSGPSDRRFDLNLVEEAAPPSPDNIWRPSFVSPTGPLTVGDSVMKNDMTAAVVARNLLTPKDNRLLSKRSDELSVKDSLALSVQCAGSVSNMAQHLFARTRQVESLAAEVMSLKQEIRGLKHENKQLHRLAHDYATNMKRKLDQMKESDGQVLLDHQRFVGLFQRHLLPSSSGAVPRNEAPNDQSLMPPPSRVLSSTEAPNDPPPVPSLSGALPTAETSPKQPL encoded by the coding sequence atgtctggcccctccgaccgtcgttttgacttgaaccttgttgaagaggcagccccgccttctccagacaacatatggcgcccatccttcgtctcccctactggtcctcttaccgttggggattccgtgatgaagaatgatatgaccgctgcggtagtggctaggaaccttctcactcccaaagataacagactactttccaaacggtctgatgagttgtctgttaaggattctctggctctcagtgttcagtgtgcaggttctgtgtctaatatggcccaacacctatttgctcgaacccgccaagttgaatcattggcggctgaagtgatgagtctcaaacaggagattagagggctcaagcatgagaataaacagttgcaccggctcgcacatgactatgctacaaacatgaagaggaagcttgaccagatgaaggaatctgatggtcaggttttacttgatcatcagagatttgtgggtttgttccaaaggcatttattgccttcgtcttctggggctgtaccgcgtaatgaagctccaaatgatcaatctctgatgcctcctccttctagggttttgtccagtactgaggctccgaatgatccccctccggtgccttctctttctggggctctaccgactgctgagacttctcctaagcaacctttgtga
- the LOC126618349 gene encoding senescence-specific cysteine protease SAG12-like, giving the protein MLERHKEWMARHGRVYKDAQEKDRRYNTFKSNVEFIKGFNKKSENKYRLDINKFADLTNEEFQAMSQGYKRIHLPEIMSNSSKAALDNNFRYENVTDVPISKDYFSIGAVTTVKYQGQCGCCWAFASVATVEGLNKLKTGNLISLSEQELIDCDTNSYDHGCDGGNSKVAYDYMIKLNKGLATEDNYPYQAKDGGICRTTTVAPASGAITITGYENVPANNEDALLKAVANQPVSVAIDINAKEFKYYSSGVYTGPCGTNLTHEVTAVGYGTSNDGTKYWLLKNSWGKEWGESGYLRLQRDVPAKEGLCGIAMEATYPTA; this is encoded by the exons ATGTTGGAGAGGCACAAGGAGTGGATGGCTCGACATGGACGTGTTTACAAGGATGCACAAGAGAAGGACAGGCGTTACAACACATTCAAGTCCAATGTGGAGTTTATAAAAGGCTTTAACAAGAAGAGCGAAAACAAGTACAGGCTCGACATCAATAAGTTTGCAGACCTAACTAACGAGGAATTTCAGGCGATGAGTCAAGGCTACAAGAGGATACACCTCCCCGAAATCATGTCCAACTCTTCCAAAGCAGCTCTAGATAACAATTTTCGATATGAAAATGTCACCGATGTGCCAATATCTAAGGATTATTTTTCAATTGGCGCTGTGACCACCGTCAAATACCAAGGGCAATGTG GATGTTGTTGGGCGTTCGCATCAGTGGCAACCGTAGAAGGGCTAAACAAACTCAAAACAGGAAACCTAATTTCACTATCAGAACAAGAGCTAATTGATTGTGACACGAATAGCTACGATCACGGCTGCGATGGAGGTAATTCAAAGGTTGCGTATGACTACATGATCAAACTCAACAAAGGCCTTGCAACTGAAGATAATTACCCTTACCAGGCTAAAGATGGAGGAATTTGCAGAACTACTACTGTTGCTCCTGCATCTGGTGCCATAACCATAACCGGCTACGAGAATGTGCCTGCAAACAACGAAGATGCATTGTTGAAGGCTGTTGCGAACCAGCCGGTTTCTGTTGCCATTGATATTAACGCAAAGGAATTCAAGTATTATTCGAGTGGCGTGTACACTGGACCATGTGGTACAAACTTAACCCATGAAGTGACTGCAGTTGGGTACGGTACTAGTAATGATGGGACTAAGTATTGGCTGCTCAAGAATTCTTGGGGTAAAGAGTGGGGGGAGAGTGGATACCTTAGATTACAAAGAGATGTGCCCGCCAAGGAAGGTCTATGTGGCATTGCTATGGAAGCTACCTATCCAACCGCATGA